tgcatttggtgaatacatctctgagtgctgctgcacctcatggtcaatggtccacactatagcccacactctcccacagtccacccagtgagccaagggaggacatacaatgtccagtaactgtccctgcagcaccacccaggacaactccaacccccaaaaatgcccccacatcacttcttttcctcccactccctactcccaggagccaccatggctactttcttcacaccaatgccaaattttctttgattactaatcacaatagttcatgaatagaatatcagtaagtccactctaatccatactctattcctccatcctgtggaccttagaatgggtgtgtccactccacatctatatcaagagggggcttagattccatatggatgctggatgcaattctcctgctttcagttgtaggcactcttggctccctggtgtggtggttgaccttcttcacctccatgttagctgagtggggtaagtccaataaaccagagtgtaggagttgcaagtctgttgaggctcaggacctggctatcacatggtcagtccagagattcatgtcccctgggtatacattaaaccccagcaacaactacagttccagtaaaagtaacaggagaggcttgtggacaaagatcatatctgagtccaactccatcacacagaaacacaaactccaaagtagggccatctgacatggcactgaactccatctgccatgaccatagaacctgtgggtctctgtagccctcagaaggaccaatacctggggttgtatctactttatctgtctctggaactctgctcaggtgtgcataagggcaactcctctgataacctccaagctctttttggagactcatagccatacaaactcatttgtcctttccatttcccccttttgttcaggtcaaaaagcatttttaacttctggtattatatgtagagtgagatattctgctggtctgcgttaaccctttttttcaaggtcattttctagttacatcatcagctggtacttggtagtaatcccttggcaccagggaggttcatccctgggagtcatgtcccatgctggggggaaggcaacacatttacatgctgagttcagctttgagactggcaacatttgagcaaaacggagactctcaggaggtaactcttaggcaccctgcagctctaggcataatttttaccttctttttctcAAATATCTGTTACTTTTTATAGTTTCCCATTCTGTGCAAATATTTTCAagcttctgtcttttttctttaaataagtaGCATAGTTGTGTTATAAGTGCTTGTGATTATGTTTTTGCCCTGTATTTTTTTCTGGTGGTTCTTGTTCTTAGTggtttcttcaaaaaaatttttaatactgTGGGATGTACTCATTTACTTTAGAAAATTATTTATGAGAATTTGTTTGGCCTAAGATGAAGATGCACTCTTTCAGAGATGATTTGTATTCATCTCTTCCAGGCTAACTCCAGGCTAGTTCTACCAACCTGGGCCACCGAAAAGTAATTCTTAGCTTGAAGTTTTGGGGATCATCCAGGTGACAGGAATGTGAGCTACAAATATACAAGGAGTTCCTAGTGTTATCCATTTTCAGGTTTCCCTGCCACCTACTCTGATCAGCACTAGGTTTCCTTTCCTTACAATTCTGAAGGTGAAGGAAGATAGAGTGAATTTATCTCTGGTTCACTCTTTAACTGTGTGTGTAGAGATTTGGGGTTCTGGCTTAATGTGGAGAGGGCGTTTCATTATATTCCCCAATGTAGATAGTTTGTGAATTTTGTATTCTGTCTCTTACATCACATGGGGCTATGAAAACAAAAACTCACACTTGCCAGTTTCAATAAATGCTCTTAGGGCAATCTCTCTGGTtccttttattactttaattttgaCTTGATTACTTTTACTCTCTTTTTGACTCTTCATTGTATTCAagatgacttttaaaatatttgatctAAAATCTTCATTGTTTCCAACAAGGGCATTGGTTCAAATAACATAATAAATTGTTTAAGAATtgtatgtataatatattttttcaaaaatattaataagcacataaattctttttaaaaaccctgCAACATAGACACTGAAATGTTAAAAGTCATTATCTTCAGTCTAAGATAATAGGtggtttaaattcttttttgtctgttttataaaatttcaagGGTGAACATGTATTACTTATGCAATAAAGAGAACAAGTAATATACTGAGAGAAGGTATTTTCAATGCATAAAACAAAGAATTAATATTCAACATTTATAATGATTTACAAATCACAAAAAGACCGATAGCTCATATTCAATGAACACTTAATAATTGTTCCTTACTATAAGTGCTTTCCATGTAATATCTTACTTAAACAATGTTCTGAGGTTCATGTTACTTTCTTTCcatttgcagataaggaaactgagattcagagaagtGAGGTAACTTGCCCATTGCCACTGAGTTAGTAAAAGATAGAGCTGGAAGTGGAACTCAGAAGTCTGTCTCCAGAGCCAAATATTTGTACCATTACACAATATTGCAAACAATCTTATGAAAAGATGTTAAACTCACTGGCAATAAGAGatttgaaaatgaaacaaaacacaagAACTTTACCTTTTTCATTCATGAAGTATATAAATGTTAGAATATTTGATGATATCAAATGTTGAGGATGAGAGATGTGGCTTAGTATGACTACTCAAAAGAGTAATTTAGTAGTATCTAGTAAATTTGAAGTTTCTTTGATTCAACAATCTATGCAGTCCACATCTACACAAAAATTCTAGAGAGATACTTATATATGGAAAATATGCAAAGATATTTTTTACAGTATTGTATTGTTTGTAACAATGAAAAATTGGAACTAAATAATCAACAATGagaaattatataaatgaaatatggtATTTTTAAATCCTTGAGGTGGTGTGGACATCATGATCtcagggtccaaaggatggaggaataaaatatggattggtgtggacttactggtattctactatagaactattgtgactagtaatggaagaaactgtagcaatgatgtggagaaagtgtccatggtagttgctgagggcagacagaaggaagaagagatgtgatgtggggcattttcaggacttggaattgtcctaaatgatattgcaggaatagatgctggatattacatatcctgccataacccactgaccaTACGGGGgaagagtgtatactacaatgtaaactataatccatgcagtacagcagtgctccaaagcgtattcaccaaatgcaattaatgtgccacaatgattaaagaagttgttgatgtgagaggagcgGGATGGGgtgagtgtggggtatatgggaaccttatgttttttaatgtaacatttttgtgatttatgtatctcaaaaaaaacaataaaaaatttagcTGTAAttatttaatccttaaaaaaataagaggaagacaaactaaatatggaaaaatattaacaagtatttattttggATAGGGGAAATGGagtctttgttttattattatctatttctctctctttccctgtcaCTTTGTCTCTATCTCtgtatctatatatgtatatatgtgtataaatttctttttagaaataaaagtaaggtttaaaatgtaaaaccaggcggcggacttagcccagtggttagggcatccgtctaccacatgggaggtctgcggttcaaaccccaggcctccttgacctgtgtggagctggcccatgcgcagtgctgatgcgcacaaggagtgccctgccatgcaggggtgtccccgcgtaggggaaccccacatgcaaggagtgtgccccgtaaggagagccgcccagcgcgaaagaaagtgcagcctgctcaggaatggcgccgcacacacggagagatgatgcagtaagagagacacagattcccgtgctgctgacaacagaagaagcagacgaagaagatgcagcaaacagacacagagaacagacaactggggtggtgggggaaggggagagaaaataaataaataaatcttaaaaaaaaaaaatgtaaaaccaaCAGAGTCAATTTCATAAAATGAGCCCGGACCAGATCAAATATTAGCAATATTGTTACACACATTTGTCTAAAATAatcctaattcatattttataacACCTAGTGCAAAAAGTAATGCTAGATATCATTTGTAAGTGCGTGCCACACAGTAACATAAGAATGCATTCTTGCATAAATTGCCAATTCTTTGTCACTTTTGTCCTAAATTCCTTTGCACTGTAGAAAAGCATGTTTGCATATTAAACATTTGGCTGTGATCATGTTGAACTCATATAAACTTTCAGAGGTAAGGGGAGAATCCAGGCAAATCATAAAGATAATGGTCATGAGTGGCAAGGAAATAGTCTTTGAAGAAGAAATCCTTTgccttcaaaatgagtcagtTTTTGGGTGGTAAATGTTGAAGAATTTCTAAACCTTCAGTTTAGCAGTGGTCACACATTCTCCCCACAGCTCTCTGCTCACAGCCCCAGAAAGACACAGGTTTATTAGAACTTAATGTATCTTTGTGATTTGAAATGAATTCCGTCCTGTACTACCCCTGGCTTTGAACAATGGGCAACTTGGAAGCATCCTGAGTCAATGAACCATCTATCTGTCTCCAAATACTTTCAGAAAGGCTTCCTTTATGTCTTTGTTCCTGAGACTGTAGATAATGGGGTTGAGGAAGGCAGAGACAACATTGTAGAACAGGGCCAGCTTCTTGTCTCTCTCTGGGTCATACCAGGAACTGGGCCTCATGTACATGGTCATGGCTGGCCCATAGAACATAGTGACCACAGTGATGTGGGAAGCACATGTAGAGAAGGACTTGAGCCGCCCCTGGGATGAGCGGATTCTTAATATGGAGGCAAAGATGCGAACATAAGAGACCAGGATGAGGAAGAGTGGGACCAGAAGCAAGATGAAACCCAAGATGAAGTCCAACTTGTCATTGAGGGATGTGTCTGCACAGGCCAACTTCAGCAGAGCAGGAACCTCACAGAAGAAGTGGTTTATCTTGTGGGGGCCACAATAAGGCAGATGCATGGTGATGACAGTGTAGATTAGGGCCCCAGCTATGCTGATGGTCCAACAGACAGTGACCATCTTGATACAAGTCAGATGGCTCATGAGTAGCATATAGTGAAGGGGGAAACAAATGGCGATATACCTGTCATAGGCCATAATGGCATAGAGGACACATTCAGCAATGCCCAGGACCAAGAAGATGAACATCTGGGCTATGCAAGCTCCCCAAGGGATGGTCCTCCTTGGACACACCATATTAACTAACATCTGGGGTACAGTGGTGGTGACATAGCTTATGTCCACTAAGGAGAGGATACTGAGAAAGAAGTACATAGGTATATGGAGGTGTGAGTCCAGGTAGATCAAGGTGACAATGAGTCCATTGCCTAGAAGTGTGGTGAGgtaaaggaggagaaagaaggtgAACAGGGCCATTCCAACCTGTGAATCACTGGAGAAGCCAAGGAGGATGAACTCTGACACAGAGCTATAGTTCTTCTTGCCAAGGCGCTGCATGATAGCCTGCCTCTTTAAGAGAGACAAGGGTTTCCCCTGGTCTATCGCTGGCCCTGGGGAAGGGAGGACAGAGTTGACAGAAGTTGAGCCATACCCCCCAACACCTTGTACAGTATCTTGTATAGATTAAGTCTAAATTTTGTTGAGTTagatgaaatgagaaaggaatctGGGCAGCTCTATCTCTGGTCAGTAGTCAAAATATCTGGATCcatgcctctaatatattatgGGATACCTGACTTTCCACAGGTCCTTCTGCTGGAAGCTAAACCCACCCATAGAAAGTAAGGCATTAGGTAGCCATGCTTGTAGCAGGAAAATCAGCCATCCCCTTACCATAGCCAAAGTCAATCAGTACATACTTGTCCCACCTAGAGTAGGTTGATGTATCTCCTGAGACTTCAAAGTTATGACTTGGAAAGTGTGTGCCTCTGAAATGTGGGTGCCCAAGTCACTGTCAACCCAAAGTCCCAGGTGATCTGAAATTATAGAGGAGAGGAAAAGTGGCAGCTTCACTGAGATGAGAGAAGAGTAAATTTACTAGGAAGCAGGGGAAAGACCTCATATACCAGAGCAACTGAGACTGACCCTGGTTCCTGACTTGCTATTTCAAGTTCCCCTGAGTGCCAGCTGAAAACCTTGTTTCCTGTACTTGAATACTATGAGATTTTCTATTGAATGACCACCCCACCATCACCCTTGTAATCCAGCATTTTCTGATGTCCCATGGTTGTCACTTACCCAGTTGTATGACATTGGACAAATTGGACACCATTGGCTTCAGACTCCCCATCCATTAAGATGAAACATCTATAACACAGTTTTATATGCAAGAGGCATATGAGATACTGTATGTCAAGacattttgcaaaatataaaacaGTAGACAAATACAAGTGGTCAGTATAAATTGAAAGGGTTTGGAAATAAGAAGATAGGGGTGCTAGTCCTGGCTCTACCTCTAATTTGTTGTGAGGATTTGGGTAACTCCTTATGCCTCTCTGAGCTTTAAAGCCATGTTTTTTTAATGGGGGCTTTGGACTTGGTGGTCTCAAGTTCTTTGATATCAGGAACACTGGGCTGGAGATCTCTGATTATATCAATGCTGTGAGCACCAAGGGGAGGGCTGAGCTGGGCAGTCAGCAGAGCAGGATGTTGTTGGGAGGCGATATCTTCTGCACAGTTAGAGACATGAGACAGGAATATAGGAGATTTCATAGGGCATAGACTCTGGAAGCAACACACCTGATTCTGGTAGAACTCTTTATCTACTCAAGTCAATCTCTCAGAATCCcatttccttcatctgtaaaatgagggtagtATCACTTCCATAATGCAGATAGCATGAAATATGCCTTGCCTGTGGAAAGTGTTCATTAAATTGCAGCAATTTAGAAAAAATGGGTGGAAGGAGTTTAAAGAGGAAGGAGGAATGACATTAACATTCTCAAGCATCTGAGATTCCAAAGGGCAGGTCTAAAAACATGATTATGAGGACTGattgcagcaagatggtggtggaagtttagaaatgaaaagttGTCTGAGGCTGTATAGCTATAAGGAGATGATGTTAGATCTGTGTGCCGGTAACTGGATGAAGAAATAAGATGTGCCAGATAAGGAGTGTGAAGATAAGAAGAAACTAGGGCAACTCAGCCTCCTGGGCAGCGAGAGGGGAAACTTTCAAGAGATAAGGGTTGGTCAGCAGTGCAAACAGCAAACCCTGAATCCAAGATAATGAAGGCTATGGATGTCTGATGCGCCCATGCTCCTCTCCATCTGTTGATACCATGGACCTGGACTCTTGCAATTGTCTCTTTCTGGCCTCCCTTCATGGGCCACTCACTAGTTCTGCAGCCCACCAGCAGAATTATTGTTTTAACTATCATACATCATGCCCCTTCTCACACCTCCTTACACTGGAATTCAAGGCATTTCCCAATGTGGGTCTAACTGATTCTTGATTTTGTGAGTTTCCCTAGTATCTCAGTGAGACTTTGGAGCCTGTATGCCAACAGTATAGCCATGAAAATGATCACCGTTTGGGCAACTGGGGTGCTCCTCCTCTTGGAGCCCCAGATCTTCAAGCTAGCTGGCTTTCTCCATGTCTGTGATGTATGACAGGCAATGCCCCACCCTTTCTTCTAGCTGTTCTTTTGCTGTTATCATgtctctttcttcacatcctgCCAACCTTCAAGACCCAGCTCAGGTTTTCCCTCCTCCTTATCTGACTGGTCTACCTTATTTTATGAGTGTCTATTGTGTTCTCAGCCAGGCTGTAGGGAGAGGTTGATTCTCTTTTATATATCTCCACAGAGTCAAGCACAAGGATGGCATGTGTTCAGGGCTTGAAAGAACCTTGGTCTGTGAATAACTCATGATTGTAAGTGATTAGGGAAAACACCTAAGAGCCCATCCAGCCAGGCTGAAGTAGGGATGGGCAGAGTGCTCTTCCTATCCCAATGCTGGTTTTCCTCGGCTCTAACAAGATTTTGTCTTGCCTTTTGCTAACCTAGTAAGTGGTAGGACCAGGACTAAAATCTAGGTCTCTGGATGTAAAGTCTGCCAGGTTCTTTGCACTGCATTCTACTGCCCCTTGGAAAGACACATGTCAAGGCTTACAGTCACGTTAAATCCTCACACGAGGAAAACTCCATATACGTGCCAACTCTTCTCTGCCCTTTCCTCATAGAGAAGTAGGGAGAGGATGTCTTGTCAGGTGACCCACCAGGGAGCCTCAGGAAGTATTCTGGGTGTGTGGATGGAGGTGGAATGCTCCTGAGAGGGGCATGCACAATTCTGGAAATGACCATGTAAGTGCTCTACAGATCCCACTCTGGCTCAATAATTGTAGGAACTTGAGCAGCACTCTTAGAAGTTCTGCTCAAGTAGCCTCCTTTTCTCCTGCAGCAGTGGCAGCCTTTTTGCTCTTGGTCTTGTGATGCAGTAGAAAGCAGTTTACCTTCTTCTCCTTAATGCAGTTGCTCTACAGAGGAGATCTGCACATCTCTTAAGTGTGTTGGATGCAGAGCAGCCCTAGAAGGAGGGGCTTCCTGCCGGCAGACCCAGCAGTCCTCTTTTTAGTGAAATGGTGAGTGAATTTCCAGTCTTTGAAAAGCCTTGAGAATTCCCTGTCCATGCTGGTAATTATAGCACAGCGCCCCTAGGGTGGATGAAAGACAGCCAGGAAGTTCAATGCCCCCAAGACGTTTTGGGCTTGGTTTCTGAAGCTGATGAGCTGGGCATCCCTTCAAGGTTTCCGTTTGGGGACTGAGATATTTTCCCTCTGAGACTTGGAGGAAGGAGGAGTCCTGTGGCTGAGCTGCCACATCCTTGTGTGAAGAGTTAAAAGAATCATAAGTTGCTTCCTTCTGAGGCACTTCTGTGTGCCATTATAGCCTCAGGAATCTTTTCCAAAGCCACACACCTAATAAGAGTAAAACCAAGGCTTGGATatagataataaaaatgtaaCGAACACTTTTTAGTGTCTTGACAACTACTAATTTAAGGTACCTACCCAAGGCCACACACCTCATCATGATATAAATTTTACCAAACCTTTGGTATAACAATAACTACTATTGAACACCTGCTCTTATCAGATGTTACACCACACATAATATAATTAATCTTTCCAATAAGAACAGCATTAATTTTAACCAGGAAGTTCAGAGACTGTAAGAGAATTAGTGGCTTGTTCACATCACAAAGCTGATAATTTGTAGGACCTGAATTTGAACCTAGATCTGTCAGATGCTAAATTGTTTTGCTGCAGCATTTCTATGAGGTACAATGCTGAGGTACAATGCTGGCTTATAGAGCATATCTAAAAGGTTGGGTATAGGAGTCAGTTGGCCAAAGGACTGGGACAGGTATATAGCCTTCCTCCAACCCACTTTGAGGACACTCTTCCCAATTAATTACTCTCTTGGGTCCTTCTAGAATCCCaagagaaaaaagtgcaggccTTTGGCCTGGCTTTATTAAATTCTGCGGGACAAGACTCACTGGAAAGGAACCTGCTGGGAGACACTGAGCAAGTATGAGATGATCCAGTATCAAGTACAGTTCAAATTCTCAAGGATGTAACAATGAAGGTGGAGTTCAGGACAAAGCAAAGTTCAGTTTGAGCATTGGGGAAACTGGAGGCCAATCATGAATGCTATTACTTTAGTAGAGGAATCAGGGCAAGAGGTATTTGGGGGTCAAGGAGTGTCTGTCTGCAGGGACTGAGCCACTGGATGAAACTGAAGGGCAGAAATGGGTAAGTCCTGTTCTTTGGGAGAGATCCTGGCAAGAGCAAGGCAGATAGTCATAAAAAGGACATGTTCTCAAGGCAGAGACCAAAGCAGACTGTAAGTGGAGCACAAAACCCAGCAGCCCAACAAGACAGGATGCTATGTCAGAGTGTGGGACTGGGACAGCTTAGTGCATTCATCTAGGCAAcatggaccttttttttttaagaccaaTCTAAATTTATTGGTATACTTGACAGCACAATCTTTTTCTAATAGGATCCCAACCAAAGTAGTCTCTCAGACCAATCTAAATATAagcaatagaaaataatttatatttctcatttttcaaaTAAGTAATAGAGCTCAAAAACTTAGATAAGTTAGTAATGGAGTCATACAAATTTTGAAAGGATAACCAAAGGTAgctaatgataaaatatttacatatatcttGACAAACATTTAGACAATATTGATTTATGTATTTCCCCAAAAAACAGCTGCTttgtagcatttctatacatcaTAGTTAATATTTGAAATGTGTTTATTAATGGTAGATAatgaatattatttaataaaaacattatattttaataaagtacAAGTCATTCTTTTTACCATCTCCataatttcagtgttttctttgtttgataaaattttatattgcTAAATCAAAATTGAAATTTACATACActttcctgccatggcccactgggtggactgggggagagtatagactacaatgtagGCCACACTACTGTTCATGTGATGCAGTAGGGCCCCAAacatattcaccaggtgcagtgaatgtggcatgatgatggaagaggttgttgatgtgggaggagtggggtgggggggtggggggtatatgaggacctcattttttaaaatgtaacatttaaaagaaattaaagaaaaaagaacaatggaGAAAATGCTTTCAGCCAAAATAAGAGCAATATTGACTAGAAATTGAtgtcttttcaaaattattttacttataaTTGTGTAATTGAGAatttgtaataaaattataaaaataatgataaaaagtaatgaattaaTTAAGCTTTTACTTAAGTAGTATGCACTGGAGCATTTCTCAATCCAGAAGATAATGCTCTGCATCTACATAGAATTTTTGGGATTTCAGTTTGATAAGACATAACTCAAGGCTATAATTCTAGGTGGACTCTCAGACAACACAGAAAACCTAAACTTTGATGAGGTATTTTTATTCCTATGAGCAACAGCCTTAGAGTccttcttcttttgttaaatacGTATGCCATTAAATTTCTGTCTGTTCATTCCATATTGGCAGGTCCTGATACTATAAATGTGTCCCTCTTTGCAGAAAGACCGAGTCAATAAATGTATTTTCTAAAAGGCAACATGGACTTTCAAGGCTAACAAGCGTCAACCACAGTGCTTGGTATATGTGACCTATTTTCTTGCTTCCTACCTGATTCTCTTTCAGGCTTGGTTTCTAAAACCCCATGCATGCAAGGTGCTTGGCACAGGTTCTGGTATACAGAAAGGTCTAGGGCCAAGGTAGGTCCTTATCTtgacagaaataaataacataaccATTAAGAATTAGCCCAGTAGCTGCCAGTATTCACAGCAAAAACCCTAGCCCCAGGCCACCCATGTCTCAAGAAAGTGGGAGGGGAAACAGTGCCTGTTTGGTAGTAATTTCCTTCCTCTCCCAAAGATGGCGAACCTCCTGAAACTGGCTTTCTTGGGAAATGAAATAGAGATTTAACATTCAAGAGAGGACTGGATACCCATAAATAAATAAGCAGgtaagggattttaaaaaatggagcatGTCTAATGGGCCAGGCAGCACTGCACAAACCACTTAGTAGTTGCATATCAAATTGAATCATGATCTGGGTGCAAATCTAGTCTGATTTCTTCTAGCAACTCAAGCAAGTTCCTTAAGTTTCTTAACAGTTTCTTAAACTGTAAAATTTGGATAATAAGATGAATCTCACATGATTGTTCTGAGAATTAAGTCAGGTGAGGTATTTAAGCATCTGGTATCATACATGTAGTATGAGCTCAAGAAATTggagaaattattattattattatcatcatcatatcATTTTTATTCCACTGAGATCACATAGTTCAAGTGGTGGAGATGAGGCTTGAGTCCAGACTTGGGCTCCTCTGAAGCTTGTTTCCTTTCCAGCACACTTTTCTGACTCTCAGCTTAGTTTCTCATCACCTAACACCTGGTCATGGTATATGAACCATTTTGcatattgttggattcaattttttaaaattttaggaaattttGAATTTATGTTCATAAGCAATATGGAtctgtggttttattttcttgtaatagCTTTCCTTGGTTTTGGTATTGGAGCATGGCTGTCCTCATAGAATGACTTGGGAACTATTCTCTACTtgtaaattttttggaagtgtttgtgCAGATTTGAaactatttctcccttaatttattggtagaattcacagaTGAATCCATCTAgatctggagttttctttgtggaaatgtTTTAACCACAGATATATGGCTTTGTaggttatatatttctttttcgaATGAGTGTTGGTAGTTAGTGTTTTTgaatgaatttgtccattttatttaacTTACAGTAATAAAGTTGctcataatattcccttattattCTTTAAGTATCTATAAAATTTACAGAGATGCTACTGTTTTCAATCCTGATATTGAAagtttgtattttctctcttttatactGATTGGTCTGGCTAAAGTATTATCAATATCATTTATCTTCTCCAAAAAAACagctttttgtttaattttcttcatttttttctatattctatttCACGGACTTcctgttctttatttccttttgtgaAAGTTAGTGAATACTTCACAAGACTCAATTCTGACACCAACTCTTAGTTTAGGGGTCTGCAAGACCTTACCTGGTTGCTAGGACTCAAAGAACTCACTGAAGCTGTTATACTCATGGTTATGGTTTATTACA
Above is a genomic segment from Dasypus novemcinctus isolate mDasNov1 chromosome 9, mDasNov1.1.hap2, whole genome shotgun sequence containing:
- the LOC101442268 gene encoding olfactory receptor 2G3-like, with product MQRLGKKNYSSVSEFILLGFSSDSQVGMALFTFFLLLYLTTLLGNGLIVTLIYLDSHLHIPMYFFLSILSLVDISYVTTTVPQMLVNMVCPRRTIPWGACIAQMFIFLVLGIAECVLYAIMAYDRYIAICFPLHYMLLMSHLTCIKMVTVCWTISIAGALIYTVITMHLPYCGPHKINHFFCEVPALLKLACADTSLNDKLDFILGFILLLVPLFLILVSYVRIFASILRIRSSQGRLKSFSTCASHITVVTMFYGPAMTMYMRPSSWYDPERDKKLALFYNVVSAFLNPIIYSLRNKDIKEAFLKVFGDR